In Bactrocera oleae isolate idBacOlea1 chromosome 3, idBacOlea1, whole genome shotgun sequence, a genomic segment contains:
- the LOC106624183 gene encoding nose resistant to fluoxetine protein 6-like produces the protein MLKVKFYQVLVFFTLLYCAVCSSKKMGANSDQYQIMQRSSILFGLTVISRPDMVSYNCYTQLQEVQKAMLKQQPWAMKMYDSSGFKEPGFIMGNGLWLGCRDTCDAVKTPVNLKLSTHIPHKMNPKILTDTAPFPTDYRVVNLWRNSTWQMDPVYLFYEPRISIGLCLPSACTIAEIGQLMDTYVKDDLFVSNDIYDIRMRVESVKDLKLRAGFFTRPSTMIFIGFCLLTLLLTFLALGQRIKRNSETVEVVANGTKSTTDDFETKSQTSTKFSYNRFIECFDVQNNWDLLFPTDQSAALADTNAFPAVNGLRFYGAMVVMLFHLQCCSYLESSNKSVHYKLTTDIGNFDIFVDLFFTMSGFLQTYHFFRNTKTIKTMRKSNIIKNAKALLMYTMYRLIRLGPLYFLVICFADAGSLLMDDTSVFHFSHRIYANCELYWWRSALFIQNFFNHDDLCLFWTWSSACDMQFFIFSTILLFIYVKHPKTAKALTLATVVANLVYTIYTGITMNYKYSFETTSVLFTELYMNPLSRVLAYLIGGVAGWFFVQNQQKQLYANFFQNQSLQEFLGYSAIICFFTNNVAKISEGYSVGFYVVLLIVQRVLYASSICFLIFANAAGSVKWFFGILENTLFKKFNQITYAMFLLHPVLMIPLISSNNKSRYSSSYNLVMEYISICALLFFFSTIFSLFFEVPYKNISKMLVQRIKPKTN, from the exons atgttaaaagtgaAGTTTTATCAAGTGCTGGTGTTTTTCACACTACTTTATTGCGCAGTTTGCTCATCAAAAAAAATGGGTGCTAACAGCGACCAATATCAAATTATGCAGCGTTCTTCAATACTCTTCGGCCTGACAGTCATCAGTCGTCCGGATATGGTGAGCTACAACTGCTATACACAACTGCAGGAAGTACAAAAGGCTATGCTAAAACAACAGCCCTGGGCTATGAAAA TGTATGATTCGTCCGGTTTTAAAGAGCCTGGATTCATAATGGGCAATGGCCTCTGGTTGGGATGTCGTGACACCTGCGATGCTGTTAAAACACCTGTCAATCTCAAACTATCCACACATATACCACATAAAATGAATCCGAAAATATTGACAGATACGGCGCCATTTCCTACGGACTACCGTGTCGTCAATTTGTGGCGCAATTCCACATGGCAAATGGATCCAGTATATCTCTTCTATGAACCGCGCATAAGTATTGGTCTATGTTTGCCAAGCGCTTGTACAATAGCCGAGATCGGTCAACTAATGGACACCTACGTGAAGGATGATCTATTTGTGTCGAATGATATTTATGATATACGAATGCGTGTTGAAAGTGTGAAGGATTTAAAATTACGTGCAGGCTTTTTTACAAGGCCTTCGACGatgatttttatcggtttctGTTTACTGACATTGCTGCTGACATTTCTAGCTTTGGGGCAACGTATAAAGCGTAATAGCGAAACGGTTGAGGTGGTTGCAAATGGAACGAAATCAACGACCGATGATTTTGAAACGAAGAGTCAAACTAGTAcgaaattttcttataatagatttattgaatgttttgaTGTTCAAAACAATTGGGACTTGCTTTTCCCCACGGACCAGTCTGCTGCTCTAGCTGACACAAACGCTTTTCCGGCGGTGAATGGTTTACGGTTTTATGGTGCAATGGTCGTAATGTTATTCCATCTACAGTGCTGCAGTTACTTGGAATCAAGTAATAAATCAGTGCATTACAAATTAACGACTGATATTggaaatttcgacattttcgtGGATTTGTTTTTTACAATGAG tgGCTTCCTGCAAACATACCACTTTTTTCGAAACACCAAAACTATTAAAACTATGCGGAAAagtaatataataaagaatGCGAAAGCGTTACTTATGTACACTATGTATCGTTTGATTAG ATTGGGTCCTTTGTACTTCCTTGTCATCTGCTTTGCCGATGCTGGATCGCTTCTGATGGACGATACATCGGTTTTCCACTTTAGCCATCGTATATACGCTAATTGCGAGTTATATTGGTGGCGCAGTGCACTCTTCATACAAAATTTCTTCAACCACGACgatttgtgtttgttttggACATGGTCATCAGCTtgtgatatgcaattttttatatttagtacaATTCTACTTTTCATCTATGTGAA ACATCCCAAAACGGCCAAAGCTCTCACTCTCGCCACTGTAGTGGCCAATTTGGTCTATACAATCTATACCGGCATCACAATGAATTATAAGTATTCCTTTGAGACCACATCGGTGTTATTCACGGAGCTCTATATGAATCCGCTGTCACGTGTTCTGGCCTACTTAATTGGCGGGGTGGCTGGCTGGTTTTTCGTACAAAACCAACAGAAGCAACTCTACGcgaatttctttcaaaatcaGTCTTTGCAAGAGTTTCTCGGCTATTCGGCGATCATTTGCTTTTTTACTAACAATGTCGCCAAAATCTCAGAAGGTTACTCAGTGGGTTTCTATGTGGTATTGTTGATCGTTCAACGTGTGTTATATGCGTCAAGTATATGTTTTCTGATATTCGCAAATGCAGCGGGTAGTGTAAAGTGGTTCTTTGGCATATTGGAGAATACACTATTCAAGAAATTCAATCAAATAACATATGCTATGTTCCTCCTACATCCAGTACTCATGATCCCGCTGATAAGCTCGAATAATAAAAGTCGCTATAGCAGTTCTTATAATTTA gTAATGGAATACATTAGCATTTGCGCGTTACTGTTCTTCTTCTCCACAATTTTCTCATTATTCTTCGAAGTACCCTATAAGAATATTTCCAAAATGTTGGTCCAGCGCATTAAACCCAAGACGAACTAA
- the LOC106625606 gene encoding nose resistant to fluoxetine protein 6 produces MIKVKLYQVLVFFTLLYCAVCTSKKVGANSDQYQIMQRSSILFGLTVISRPDMVSYNCYTQLQEVQKAMLKQQPWAMKMYDSSGFKEPGFIMGNGIWLGCRDTCNAVKTPVNLKVSTHIPHKMNPKILTDTAPFPTDFRVVNLWHNSTWQMDPVYIFYEPRISIGLCLPSACTIADITQLMDTYVKDDLFVSNDIYDMRLRVERVKDLKLRAGFFRRPSSMIFIGFCLLTLLLTFLALGQRMKRNSETVEVVANGTKSTTDDFETKSQTSTKFSYNRFIECFDVQNNWELLFPTDPSAALADTNAFPAVNGLRFYGAMVVMLFHLQCCSYVASNNKSVHYNLLTGVRNFDIFVDLFFTMSGFLQTYHFFRNTKAIKTMRKSNVIKNGKTLLMNTMHRLIRLGPLYFLVICFADAGSLLVDDIAVFHISPLTYANCELYWWRSALFIQNFFNHDDMCVVWTWSSACDMQFFIFSTILLVIYVKHPKTAKALTLATVVANLVYTIYTGMTMNYKYSFETTSVLFTELYMNPLSRILAYVIGGVAGWFFVQNQQKQLYANFFQNRSLQEFLGYLAIICFSAINFTQIPEGYSVGFYVVLLVLQRMLFSSSVCFLIYANAAGSVKWFFGILENTLFKKFNQITYAMFLLNPAVMVPLISSNNKSRYSSSYNLIMEYISICALLIFFSTISSLFFEVPYKNISKMLAQRTKPKTN; encoded by the exons atgaTAAAGGTGAAGCTTTATCAAGTGCTGGTGTTTTTCACACTACTTTATTGCGCAGTTTGCACATCAAAAAAAGTGGGTGCTAACAGCGACCAATATCAAATTATGCAGCGTTCTTCAATACTCTTCGGCCTGACAGTCATCAGTCGTCCGGACATGGTGAGCTACAACTGCTATACACAACTGCAGGAAGTACAAAAGGCTATGTTAAAACAACAGCCCTGGGCTATGAAGA TGTATGATTCGTCCGGTTTTAAAGAGCCTGGATTCATAATGGGCAACGGCATCTGGTTGGGATGTCGTGACACCTGCAATGCTGTTAAAACACCCGTCAATCTCAAAGTATCCACACATATACCACATAAAATGAATCCGAAAATATTGACAGATACGGCGCCATTTCCTACGGACTTCCGTGTCGTCAATTTGTGGCACAATTCCACATGGCAAATGGATCCAGTATATATCTTCTATGAACCGCGAATAAGTATTGGTCTATGTTTGCCAAGCGCTTGCACAATAGCCGATATCACTCAACTAATGGACACCTACGTGAAGGATGATCTATTTGTGTCGAATGATATTTATGATATGCGTCTGCGTGTTGAAAGGGTGAAGGATTTAAAATTACGTGCAGGCTTTTTTCGAAGGCCTTCGTCGatgatttttatcggtttctGTTTACTGACATTGCTGCTGACATTTCTAGCTTTGGGGCAACGTATGAAGCGTAATAGCGAAACGGTTGAGGTGGTTGCAAATGGAACGAAATCAACGACCGACGATTTTGAAACGAAGAGTCAAACTAgtacaaaattttcttataatagatttattgaatgttttgaTGTTCAAAACAACTGGGAGTTGCTTTTCCCCACGGATCCGTCTGCTGCTCTAGCTGACACAAACGCTTTTCCGGCTGTGAATGGTTTACGGTTTTATGGTGCAATGGTCGTAATGTTATTCCATCTACAGTGCTGCAGTTACGTGGCGTCAAATAATAAATCAGtgcattacaatttattgaCTGGTGTTcgaaatttcgacattttcgtGGATTTGTTTTTTACAATGAG tgGCTTCCTGCAAACATACCACTTCTTTCGAAACACCAAAGCTATTAAAACCATGCGGAAAAGTAATGTTATAAAGAATGGGAAAACGTTACTTATGAACACTATGCATCGTTTGATTAG ATTGGGTCCTTTGTACTTCCTTGTCATCTGCTTTGCCGATGCTGGCTCGCTTCTGGTAGACGATATCGCGGTTTTCCACATTAGCCCTCTTACTTACGCCAATTGCGAGTTATATTGGTGGCGCAGTGCACTCTTCATACAAAACTTCTTTAACCACGATGATATGTGCGTGGTTTGGACATGGTCATCAGCTtgtgatatgcaattttttatatttagtacaATTCTACTTGTCATCTACGTGAA ACATCCCAAAACGGCCAAAGCTCTCACTCTCGCCACTGTAGTGGCCAATTTAGTCTACACTATCTATACCGGCATGACAATGAATTATAAGTATTCCTTTGAGACCACATCGGTGTTATTCACGGAGCTCTATATGAATCCGCTGTCACGTATTCTGGCCTACGTGATTGGCGGGGTGGCTGGCTGGTTTTTCGTACAAAACCAACAGAAGCAACTCTACGcgaatttctttcaaaatcGTTCTCTGCAAGAGTTTCTCGGCTATTTGGCGATCATTTGCTTCTCTGCTATCAATTTCACCCAAATACCAGAAGGTTACTCAGTGGGTTTCTATGTGGTATTGTTGGTTCTTCAACGAATGTTATTTTCGTCGAGTGTTTGCTTCCTTATATATGCAAATGCGGCGGGTAGTGTAAAGTGGTTCTTTGGCATATTGGAGAATACACTATTCAAGAAATTCAATCAAATAACATATGCTATGTTCCTCCTTAATCCAGCAGTCATGGTCCCGCTGATAAGCTCGAATAACAAAAGTCGCTACAGCAGTTCATATAATTTA ataatGGAATACATTAGTATTTGCGCGTTACTGATCTTCTTTTCCACAATTTCCTCATTATTTTTCGAAGTACCCTATAAGAATATTTCCAAAATGTTGGCTCAGCGCACTAAGCCCAAGACGAACTAA
- the LOC106624185 gene encoding O-acyltransferase like protein, which translates to MLQVKLYQVLVLFTLLCCVCTTVKKVGPNSDQYELMQRSSILFGLTVISRSNMVSHNCYTQLQEVQKAILMQQPWAMKMYDSSGFKEPGFIMGNGLWIGSRDTCNAVKTPVNLKLSTHIPHKMNPKIMTDTAPFSTDYCVVNLYHNSTWQMDPVYLFYEPRISIGLCLPSACTIAEIGQLMSTYVEDDLFVSNDIYDMRMRVESVKDLKLRAGYFTRPSTMIFIGFCLLTLLLTFLALGQRIKRNSETVEVVANGTKSTTDDFETKSQNSTKLTCNGYIECFDVQNNWELLFPTNTSAAPSGTDACPAVNGLRVFGAMGVILYHILCGSYLASNNKSVHYKLTSSFGNLDIFVDLFFTLSGFLQTYHFFRDTKTIEIIRKSSVMKNTKAVFMYIMHRLIRLGPLYFLVICLADAGSLLMDDISVFHFSHRIYANCELHWWRSALFIQNFFNHHDMCVFWTWSSACDMQFYIFSIILLFIYVKHPKTGKALTLATVVANLVYTIYTGITMNYKYSFETTSALFTELYMNPLSRVLAYVIGGVAGWFFIQNQQKQLYANFFQNQSLQEFLGYLAITCFFTINFFKISEGYSVGFYVVMLVLQRVLFSSSVCFLIFANAAGSVKWFFGILENPLFKKFNQIAYALFLLNPFPIAVLVSSNNATRYASPYNLVIEYIGICAVLYLLGATFALFFEVPYKNISKILVHRSKTKTN; encoded by the exons atgttaCAAGTGAAGCTTTATCAAGTGCTGGTGCTATTCACACTACTTTGCTGCGTATGTACCACAGTGAAAAAAGTGGGTCCTAACAGCGACCAATACGAACTAATGCAGCGTTCGTCAATACTTTTCGGCCTGACAGTCATCAGTCGTTCGAATATGGTGAGCCACAACTGCTATACGCAACTCCAGGAAGTACAGAAGGCTATACTAATGCAACAGCCCTGGGCCATGAAGA TGTATGATTCGTCTGGATTTAAAGAACCTGGATTCATAATGGGCAATGGCCTTTGGATAGGCAGTCGTGACACCTGTAATGCTGTAAAAACACCCGTCAATCTTAAATTATCCACACATATACCACATAAAATGAATCCGAAAATAATGACAGACACGGCGCCATTTTCTACGGACTACTGTGTCGTCAATTTGTACCACAATTCCACATGGCAAATGGATCCAGTATATCTGTTCTATGAACCGCGAATAAGTATCGGTCTATGTTTGCCAAGCGCTTGTACAATAGCCGAGATCGGTCAACTAATGTCCACCTACGTGGAAGATGATCTATTTGTGTCGAATGATATTTATGATATGCGAATGCGTGTTGAAAGTGTGAAGGATTTAAAATTACGTGCAGGCTATTTTACAAGGCCTTCGACGatgatttttatcggtttctGTTTACTGACATTGCTGTTGACATTTTTAGCTTTGGGGCAACGTATAAAGCGTAATAGCGAAACGGTTGAGGTGGTTGCAAATGGAACGAAATCAACGACCGATGATTTTGAAACGAAGAGTCAAAATAGTACAAAATTAACCTGTAATGGATATATTGAATGTTTTGATGTTCAAAACAATTGGGAGCTACTTTTCCCAACGAACACATCTGCTGCCCCGAGTGGCACCGATGCTTGTCCGGCAGTGAATGGTTTACGTGTTTTTGGTGCGATGGGCGTTATATTATACCATATACTATGCGGCAGTTATTTGGCATCAAATAATAAATCCGTGCACTACAAACTAACAAGTAGTTTTGGAAATTTGGACATTTTCGTGGATTTGTTTTTTACATTGAG TGGCTTCCTGCAAACATACCACTTTTTCCGAGACACCAAAACTATTGAGATCATACGCAAAAGTAGTGTAATGAAGAATACGAAAGcggtatttatgtacataatgcATCGTTTAATTAG ATTGGGTCCTTTGTATTTCCTTGTTATCTGCTTGGCCGATGCTGGCTCGCTTCTGATGGACGATATATCGGTTTTCCACTTTAGCCATCGTATATACGCTAACTGCGAGTTGCATTGGTGGCGCAGTGCACTCTTCATACAAAATTTCTTCAATCACCATGATATGTGCGTGTTTTGGACATGGTCATCAGCTTGTGACatgcaattttacattttcagtATAATTCTACTTTTCATCTATGTAAA ACACCCCAAAACGGGCAAAGCTCTCACTCTCGCCACTGTAGTGGCCAATTTAGTCTATACTATCTACACCGGCATCACAATGAATTATAAGTATTCCTTTGAGACCACATCGGCGTTATTCACGGAGCTCTATATGAATCCGCTGTCACGTGTTCTGGCCTACGTAATTGGCGGGGTGGCTGGCtggtttttcatacaaaaccaACAGAAGCAACTTTACgcaaatttctttcaaaatcaGTCTCTGCAAGAGTTTCTCGGCTATTTGGCGATCACCTGCTTCTTTACTatcaatttcttcaaaatatcaGAAGGTTACTCAGTGGGTTTCTATGTGGTAATGTTGGTTCTTCAACGAGTGTTATTTTCGTCGAGTGTTTGTTTCCTTATATTCGCAAATGCGGCGGGTAGTGTGAAGTGGTTCTTTGGCATATTGGAGAATCCACTCTTCAAGAAATTCAATCAAATTGCTTATGCTCTGTTCCTGTTAAATCCATTTCCCATTGCGGTGCTGGTTAGCTCGAATAATGCAACTCGCTATGCCAGTCCATATAATTTA GTAATCGAATACATAGGCATTTGCGCGGTACTATACTTACTCGGTGCAACTTTCGCCTTATTTTTCGAAGTACCCTATAAgaatatatctaaaatattgGTCCACCGTAGCAAAACAAAGACGAATTAA